The window TCCTGTTTCCGGATGATCTGACTTAAATCACTCACCGATAGAGGATTTCCGCGGTTAAAGATCAGGGCTTTGTGGATCAGATTGGCAAGTTCCCTGACATTGCCCGGCCATTCATATTTTTTCAAAAGGTCCAGGGCATCGTCCCGGATACCGGGATTATCGATTTTCAACTCATGGGAAAAACGTTCCAGATAATGGGAGGTCAGGGGTTTGATATCTCCTGTGCGATTCCTTAAAGGTGGCAGTTCAATGGTGACGACCTTGAGACGAAAATAAAGATCCTCCCGGAAAAGCCCCTGGGCAATGGCGGCTTTAAGATCCCTGTTGGTTGCGGCAATAATGCGCACATCCACAGGGATGGTCTCATCGCCCCCCAGCCGTTCAATGCATCGTTCCTGGAGCAGGCGCAGAATTTTGGCCTGGATGGAGATGGGCATATCCCCGATTTCATCAAGAAACACCGTGCCGCCGTTGGCCTGCTCAATTTTGCCGATATGCCGCCGAGCCGCTCCTGTGAACGCTCCTTTTTCAAATCCGAACAGTTCGCTTTCCAGAAGATTTTCGGGAATCGCCACACAATTGATGATGGACAAATTTTTAGCTGACCGGATGCCGTGCTGATACACGGCCCGGGCCACCAGTTCTTTGCCTGTACCCGATTCGCCCTGGATCAGAACCGTGGCATCTGTCTGGGCCACACGCCCTATGGTTTTATACACCTTCTGCATACCCGGGCTCTGGCCCACAATGGCGTCCGGGGAATAGGTCGCCGGTTCGGCATCCACATGCACCGGTGTACGCATGCAATAGCCGGCGTCAATGGCCTGGGTGATCAGGTTCAGCATCTCGGGGATGTCAAAGGGTTTGAGCAGGTAGTCAAAGGCCCCGGCCTTGGTGGCCTCAATGGCTGTCTCCGTTGTACCGAATGCCGTGACAATGATGGCAGGAAGTGTTCCGTCAATCTTTTTTATCTCTTTGAATGTTTCAAGCCCGTTCATGCCGGGCAGGCGTACATCCAGGATCACCAGATCAAGGGGGGTGGTTTTGACAATGTCAATGCCGGCTTCTCCCGAGGCGGCAGAGACCACATCATAATGCTCTTCGGTGAGCAATTTGGAAAAACTGATTCTCAGCTGGTCGTCGTCATCAATGATCAGAATCTTTGCCATGAACTTCCTCTCCTGCCGGCAGTGTGATGGTGAAACAGGTCCCCTGGCCTTCCTGGCTGTCCAGCATCAGACATCCGCCATGTTCACTGATAATATTAAAGCAGATACTTAACCCCAGACCCGTACCTTGTTCCTTTGTCGTGAAAAACGGGTTAAAAACCTCTGCCTGGATTGATGCGGGAATACCGGGCCCGGAATCCTGGATTCGTATCACCGCAGTATCCCTGTTTTTGTTAATATTGTCCATGGTTTCTGTAATGGTGATACAGCCACCTTTTTCCATGGCTTCGCAGGCATTGATGATAATGTTGGCAATGGCCTCCTTGAACTGGCCTGCATCCAGCCGCACCGCGTCCAAAGGTTCACTGCGTGCCACATGGACCTTTACCCCATAGGATTTCAGCCGTTGTTCCAACAGCCGCA is drawn from uncultured Desulfobacter sp. and contains these coding sequences:
- a CDS encoding sigma-54 dependent transcriptional regulator gives rise to the protein MAKILIIDDDDQLRISFSKLLTEEHYDVVSAASGEAGIDIVKTTPLDLVILDVRLPGMNGLETFKEIKKIDGTLPAIIVTAFGTTETAIEATKAGAFDYLLKPFDIPEMLNLITQAIDAGYCMRTPVHVDAEPATYSPDAIVGQSPGMQKVYKTIGRVAQTDATVLIQGESGTGKELVARAVYQHGIRSAKNLSIINCVAIPENLLESELFGFEKGAFTGAARRHIGKIEQANGGTVFLDEIGDMPISIQAKILRLLQERCIERLGGDETIPVDVRIIAATNRDLKAAIAQGLFREDLYFRLKVVTIELPPLRNRTGDIKPLTSHYLERFSHELKIDNPGIRDDALDLLKKYEWPGNVRELANLIHKALIFNRGNPLSVSDLSQIIRKQETAGDLPQNSNQEEAIRQWVHTCLADPSGEHSFEFFTDTICAMAVEEALKISNGNRSQAARLLDVSRPTLHAKIDKYGINTISSTQVIR